The following proteins come from a genomic window of Candidatus Obscuribacter sp.:
- a CDS encoding efflux RND transporter periplasmic adaptor subunit: MQKAKSILQSLYGAFAAGLLLTCAVGPTAFAHAHEMESSFTPQSAPRPLKLDEESVRAAGIKLAVVATGELSPVLKASGEAQADQTKAFKVNPPVSGVVQSVLVKQGDQVQKGQTLAVVVSSEAASLLSRLLGERAKLNADIARATTQIGSDIKLADNDMQLAEANLQRQQELFKEGIAAQKDYSLATSAATSNRVKLATLKQRLSQEVALLNREMAVTTDNYREQLMVMGLPSYTIDSAIKTGQVKASLPILAPVSGTVTARDITLGERVETTKEVFAIVNLDPIWVMVDVYQEQISYVKMGQSVSIVTPSGDKLTGRISSLGSVVDPNTRTIHVRIIVDNKGGIVKPGMFVQAEIAMPAASAHNHFAQGSPVSSRLSSSESDHDDFVVPDAAIQRDGNASYVYLSRDGSYIPQSVKVVASFNGQTQIEGPLNPGDLIVASGAAQLKNQTAINESFDEHQGENHEDHKKHSEETPESENARLLTAFLGGMALVVVVLGAVALWRRRLTAKV; the protein is encoded by the coding sequence GTGCAAAAGGCAAAGTCTATACTCCAATCTCTTTATGGCGCTTTTGCAGCGGGGCTATTGCTGACCTGTGCGGTCGGTCCTACGGCTTTTGCTCATGCTCACGAGATGGAGTCGAGCTTTACTCCTCAGTCAGCGCCAAGACCGCTCAAGCTCGACGAGGAGAGCGTCCGTGCTGCCGGCATAAAACTAGCTGTTGTCGCTACTGGGGAGCTATCGCCAGTGCTCAAAGCAAGTGGTGAGGCGCAAGCTGATCAGACTAAAGCATTTAAGGTCAATCCTCCGGTATCAGGAGTGGTGCAGTCTGTCCTGGTCAAACAGGGCGACCAGGTGCAAAAGGGGCAGACTCTCGCTGTCGTGGTCAGCAGTGAGGCTGCATCTTTACTCAGTCGTTTGCTTGGTGAGAGAGCCAAGCTCAATGCTGATATCGCTCGTGCTACCACCCAGATTGGCAGTGATATTAAACTTGCAGACAATGATATGCAGCTAGCTGAGGCCAATCTACAAAGACAGCAAGAGCTTTTTAAAGAGGGCATAGCAGCCCAAAAAGACTACAGTCTAGCTACCAGTGCCGCCACATCTAACCGAGTCAAGCTGGCCACACTCAAGCAACGCCTCAGCCAGGAAGTGGCCTTGCTCAACCGCGAGATGGCCGTCACTACCGACAATTATCGAGAGCAATTGATGGTCATGGGTTTGCCCTCATATACTATAGATAGTGCTATCAAAACAGGGCAAGTCAAAGCCTCTTTGCCAATTTTAGCCCCGGTCTCTGGCACAGTAACTGCGCGCGATATCACTCTTGGTGAGCGTGTCGAAACTACTAAAGAGGTCTTTGCCATCGTCAATTTAGATCCGATTTGGGTCATGGTTGACGTTTACCAAGAGCAGATCTCTTATGTCAAAATGGGTCAGTCTGTCAGTATCGTCACACCCTCTGGTGATAAATTGACCGGGCGGATATCGTCTCTGGGCTCAGTGGTCGACCCCAACACACGCACAATCCATGTACGCATCATCGTCGATAACAAAGGCGGAATCGTTAAGCCTGGTATGTTTGTGCAAGCTGAGATTGCCATGCCTGCGGCTAGCGCCCATAACCATTTTGCTCAAGGTAGTCCTGTTAGTAGCCGTCTCAGTAGCTCCGAGTCTGATCATGACGATTTTGTCGTGCCAGATGCTGCTATCCAGCGTGATGGCAATGCCAGCTATGTCTATCTCTCCCGTGATGGCTCTTACATACCGCAGTCAGTCAAAGTGGTGGCAAGCTTTAACGGACAAACCCAGATAGAGGGACCACTCAATCCCGGCGATTTGATCGTGGCTAGTGGGGCAGCTCAACTTAAAAACCAGACTGCTATCAATGAGAGCTTTGATGAGCATCAAGGCGAAAACCACGAAGATCATAAAAAGCACAGCGAAGAAACCCCCGAAAGTGAAAATGCCAGGTTGTTGACTGCGTTTTTGGGTGGTATGGCGCTGGTGGTTGTGGTGCTAGGGGCAGTGGCACTGTGGCGTCGTCGTCTGACTGCAAAGGTCTAA